From Phaeocystidibacter marisrubri, the proteins below share one genomic window:
- the xseB gene encoding exodeoxyribonuclease VII small subunit produces the protein MAKEKLTYESASNELDIILQRMKSGEIGVDELAASVERASILIKYCYERLDQTEKKVEEILKDLGLDQ, from the coding sequence ATGGCTAAGGAAAAACTGACATACGAATCCGCCTCTAACGAATTGGATATCATTCTACAACGAATGAAATCTGGGGAGATTGGTGTAGATGAACTTGCCGCAAGTGTAGAGCGTGCAAGCATCCTGATAAAATACTGCTACGAGCGACTCGATCAAACCGAAAAGAAGGTTGAAGAAATTCTAAAGGACCTTGGCCTTGACCAATAA
- a CDS encoding T9SS type A sorting domain-containing protein produces the protein MKKALLMLLLPLSAMSQEDKKPAHSFAQSVKVESSSKAFLYVFQQTTGPYSDIVNPDYVYPGGVWDDPDIQITCPFPNTNFAGATYDSLYMDWGANLIGFNFTTGHELYLAATSADLLDRGYPTTTSQSTISYVIEGASPNRVFKMEWKNAGFFDGIIGGSSTDFTNTQIWMRENGAIEMHFGLVNVSSTLNDTLLFYGELLTGFGVEDMSGNLTGLHLLEGNPANPVLTDNIEYLDEYPASGTIYLFTYPISIDEENTIVLDVYPNPAVSELRINAEDGKRFSVRLMDVSGQLVKEVQMNNTNVLDISGLPRGVYIATLSDVDTDFMETIRLVLQ, from the coding sequence ATGAAAAAAGCCTTACTCATGCTCCTGTTACCGCTGTCCGCTATGTCACAGGAGGACAAGAAACCCGCCCATTCCTTCGCTCAATCCGTTAAAGTGGAGTCTTCTTCAAAAGCCTTTTTGTACGTTTTTCAGCAAACAACTGGACCGTATAGCGATATCGTCAATCCAGATTATGTTTATCCAGGAGGGGTATGGGATGATCCTGACATCCAAATCACATGTCCATTTCCAAACACCAACTTTGCAGGAGCTACGTATGACTCACTGTATATGGATTGGGGAGCCAATTTAATTGGCTTCAATTTCACTACTGGGCATGAACTCTACTTGGCTGCCACCAGTGCCGACTTATTGGATAGAGGTTATCCAACCACTACATCTCAATCCACCATTAGTTATGTGATCGAAGGTGCATCTCCAAACCGCGTTTTTAAAATGGAATGGAAAAACGCTGGGTTTTTTGATGGTATCATAGGTGGTTCGTCAACTGATTTTACCAATACTCAGATTTGGATGAGAGAAAATGGTGCTATTGAGATGCACTTCGGATTGGTGAATGTGAGCAGCACACTTAATGATACGCTGTTGTTCTATGGTGAATTATTGACCGGTTTCGGGGTAGAGGATATGTCGGGTAACCTAACGGGATTGCACCTTTTGGAAGGAAACCCAGCCAATCCGGTATTGACCGATAATATTGAATATCTGGATGAATACCCAGCAAGTGGAACTATCTACCTATTCACTTATCCTATCTCGATTGATGAAGAGAACACCATTGTATTGGATGTTTATCCCAATCCGGCTGTAAGCGAATTGCGCATTAATGCAGAGGATGGTAAGCGCTTCAGCGTGCGTCTTATGGATGTCTCTGGTCAGTTGGTGAAAGAGGTTCAAATGAACAATACAAACGTTTTAGACATTTCTGGACTTCCAAGAGGTGTGTATATCGCAACGCTCAGTGATGTGGATACAGATTTTATGGAAACCATTCGTTTGGTACTTCAATAA
- a CDS encoding T9SS type A sorting domain-containing protein translates to MRTLLLLALLPLGVNAQDINPSKGDFDLGDYQLESNNKAFYYVFQQSTSTYSDLTNADFTLNGAWDDPEITVETPFGTDYLGVQTDSMQMGLGSMMVGLNYSNGDALILSPVTADLIDLDGLGGGTGQSPISYKVEGTSPNRIFKMEWKNAGFYIEGDYAGALTSSANIQLWLYEDETVEFHFGPSNLSTELVDSLLVNDELVSVATEIDFITEAFLNSHFITGNPSAAALSDSYGSLTAWPANGTVYTLGKSGIGFDEQTQPLLVELYPNPATSELRVRCEDGKSFTVELIDLSGQVVRRGTINATDAMSLNGISSGLYLTKITDVKTGEIVTRRLVVK, encoded by the coding sequence ATGAGAACACTTTTACTACTTGCTTTGCTTCCGCTCGGCGTGAACGCGCAAGACATCAACCCATCAAAAGGCGATTTCGATTTGGGGGACTACCAATTGGAATCCAACAACAAAGCTTTTTATTACGTATTCCAGCAATCCACTTCAACGTATTCTGATTTGACGAATGCAGACTTTACCCTGAATGGTGCTTGGGACGATCCAGAAATTACCGTAGAAACTCCATTTGGAACAGATTATCTCGGTGTTCAAACCGATAGTATGCAAATGGGATTGGGTTCTATGATGGTTGGATTGAATTATTCGAATGGAGATGCTTTGATCCTTTCACCAGTAACCGCCGATTTGATTGATTTAGACGGCCTCGGAGGTGGAACAGGTCAATCGCCAATTAGCTACAAAGTAGAAGGTACCAGTCCAAACCGCATCTTTAAAATGGAATGGAAGAATGCTGGATTCTATATCGAAGGAGATTATGCCGGAGCTTTGACCAGTTCTGCAAATATTCAACTTTGGTTGTACGAAGATGAAACGGTAGAATTCCATTTTGGCCCAAGTAACCTCTCAACAGAGCTAGTTGACTCACTTCTCGTAAATGATGAGTTGGTGTCTGTGGCTACTGAGATTGATTTTATCACGGAGGCCTTCTTGAATTCCCACTTCATCACTGGAAATCCATCTGCAGCTGCCCTAAGCGATTCTTACGGTTCACTAACGGCATGGCCTGCGAATGGCACAGTGTACACGCTAGGTAAGTCGGGAATTGGTTTCGATGAGCAAACACAACCTCTTCTTGTTGAGTTGTATCCCAACCCTGCTACGAGCGAATTACGCGTTCGCTGTGAAGATGGAAAGAGCTTTACCGTTGAGTTGATCGATTTAAGTGGTCAAGTGGTTCGGAGAGGAACCATCAACGCAACCGATGCGATGAGCTTAAATGGTATTTCATCAGGACTATACCTCACCAAAATCACCGATGTGAAAACAGGTGAGATTGTAACGAGAAGACTTGTTGTAAAATAA
- a CDS encoding M15 family metallopeptidase, which yields MSLFTRKTHVHYLLFCAVWMGSCTNHHEYKYGITPIYEPSSYIESVEENRDNQLVELDSILSNVVLDIRYATANNFTESIIYTEGPGAFVRLPVAHQLVEIEDSLEKHGLGIVVFDAYRPYSATVKFYEVYGDTNYVASPYSGSRHNRGCAVDLSLYKLADGRYLNMPTDYDDFSIAAHPSTPLEDSLVSANRDLLIQVMEHYGFTVYPSEWWHFDYTGWEEYKIMDLSFPSIREQNPKLKS from the coding sequence ATGAGCCTTTTCACTCGTAAAACACATGTTCACTACCTTCTATTCTGCGCTGTATGGATGGGAAGCTGTACGAATCATCATGAGTATAAATACGGCATCACTCCTATTTACGAACCGAGTTCTTACATCGAAAGTGTTGAGGAAAATAGAGATAACCAACTGGTAGAATTGGATTCTATTCTGAGTAACGTCGTTTTAGACATACGCTATGCCACGGCCAATAATTTCACAGAATCTATTATTTACACTGAAGGTCCAGGTGCTTTTGTTCGACTTCCAGTAGCGCATCAATTGGTAGAGATCGAGGATTCGCTGGAGAAGCACGGTTTGGGAATTGTGGTATTTGATGCTTATCGCCCCTATTCAGCTACTGTAAAATTCTATGAAGTATATGGCGACACGAATTACGTTGCTTCGCCATACAGTGGTAGTCGGCACAACAGAGGATGTGCTGTAGACCTCTCTCTATACAAATTAGCGGATGGCCGATACTTGAACATGCCCACGGATTATGACGATTTCTCCATCGCAGCACATCCCAGCACTCCTCTAGAAGACAGTCTGGTTAGTGCCAATCGGGATTTGCTCATTCAGGTAATGGAACACTACGGATTTACAGTGTATCCTTCAGAATGGTGGCACTTCGACTATACGGGTTGGGAAGAATATAAGATTATGGATTTGAGCTTTCCATCCATACGAGAGCAGAATCCTAAACTGAAATCATGA
- the sucD gene encoding succinate--CoA ligase subunit alpha has product MSVLVNKESKVIVQGFTGKEGTFHAEQMIEFGTNVVGGVTPGKGGQSHLDRPVFNTVADAVKETGADVSIIFVPPAFAADGIMEAANAGIKVIVAITEGIPVADMIKVKNYIANKDVTLIGPNCPGVISAGQAKVGIMPGFVFKEGRIGIVSKSGTLTYEAADQIVKAGLGISTAIGIGGDPIIGTTTKEAVELLMNDPDTDGIVMIGEIGGNLEAIAANWIKENGTKPVVGFIAGETAPKGRTMGHAGAIVGGADDTAQAKKAIMRDCGIHVVDSPAMIGPKMAEIIG; this is encoded by the coding sequence ATGAGCGTACTCGTAAATAAAGAATCGAAAGTAATCGTACAAGGTTTCACCGGAAAGGAAGGAACCTTTCACGCAGAACAAATGATCGAATTCGGCACCAACGTGGTTGGTGGCGTTACACCAGGTAAAGGTGGTCAATCTCACCTAGATCGTCCTGTATTCAACACGGTAGCTGATGCTGTGAAGGAAACAGGTGCGGATGTATCTATCATTTTCGTTCCACCTGCATTTGCTGCTGACGGTATTATGGAAGCTGCTAACGCAGGGATCAAAGTAATCGTTGCCATCACTGAAGGTATCCCAGTTGCGGATATGATCAAAGTGAAGAATTACATCGCCAATAAAGACGTGACCTTGATCGGTCCAAACTGTCCAGGTGTAATTTCAGCAGGTCAAGCTAAAGTGGGTATCATGCCAGGCTTCGTTTTCAAAGAAGGTCGCATTGGTATCGTATCTAAGTCGGGTACTCTTACCTACGAAGCTGCAGATCAAATTGTAAAAGCAGGTTTGGGTATTTCTACGGCTATTGGTATTGGTGGTGATCCAATCATCGGAACCACTACTAAAGAAGCAGTTGAGCTTTTGATGAACGATCCAGACACCGACGGTATCGTAATGATCGGTGAAATTGGAGGTAACCTAGAAGCTATCGCTGCAAATTGGATCAAGGAGAATGGCACTAAGCCAGTTGTTGGTTTCATCGCTGGTGAAACGGCTCCTAAAGGTCGTACCATGGGTCACGCAGGTGCTATTGTTGGCGGTGCTGACGATACAGCTCAAGCAAAGAAAGCCATCATGAGAGATTGTGGAATCCACGTTGTAGATTCTCCAGCTATGATTGGACCTAAAATGGCAGAAATTATCGGCTAA
- a CDS encoding S46 family peptidase, whose protein sequence is MKRFQIVLAAMLLSAVASATEGMWLPYMLMGREGDMQAKGLQLSAEDIYSVNNGSLKDAIVSFGGFCTGEIISDEGLVLTNHHCGYSAIQSHSSVENNYLRDGYWAMDRSQELPNDGLFVRFVKYIEDVTPHMLMGVTNDLTDEEKSAVLRANAESLISDHKSRNDYEYEIKEIFYGNQFIIIASVRYTDVRLVGAPPSSIGKYGADTDNWVWPRHTGDFSMFRIYADVNNNPADYSESNVPFKPFRSLAVSLAGTKPGDFTMVYGFPGRTEEYLPAIAVEQMVDVLNPNKIAIRDIILEETGKYMRADEAIKIQYASKYAGTANAWKKWIGQVEGIQRTHGTDSIRIAEIMIQYQLSKDANHWKQYGHVLPQLEKLYVQALDAFIQRDQFIEIGYRGIEAFRQLWSMHAWVDLAEEGDTAGIEENAAKLLGSLSSFYKDYNASVDSSVATSLITHWLMSSNAGAPLEAKLVSGENGMRADVSTWYTADMVLRPSQSKRVLDALENDPVSLAYEIYNSEIYGAMKSAFDHYITQVAPIANAYQAQIDELQKEFMAAQMLVGDAENLYPDANSTMRITYGQVEGYRPADAVSYKTHTYLDGVIAKYVPGDYEFDLPERVLELYNENNYGQYAAENGQLPVCFIASNHTSGGNSGSPALNGKGELIGLNFDRVWEGTMSDVYFDPSICRNIMVDIRYVLWVVDVYAGAGHLVEEMNIVR, encoded by the coding sequence ATGAAGAGATTTCAAATCGTTCTTGCGGCGATGCTGCTTTCTGCGGTTGCTAGCGCGACTGAGGGCATGTGGTTGCCGTATATGCTGATGGGTCGTGAAGGCGATATGCAAGCCAAAGGCCTACAATTATCCGCCGAAGATATTTACAGTGTGAACAACGGCAGCTTGAAGGATGCCATTGTGAGCTTTGGTGGATTTTGTACGGGTGAGATCATCTCTGATGAAGGATTAGTATTGACGAATCATCACTGTGGTTACAGTGCCATTCAATCTCATTCCAGCGTTGAAAACAACTATTTGAGAGATGGATATTGGGCGATGGATCGCTCTCAAGAATTGCCAAACGACGGACTTTTTGTTCGATTCGTGAAGTACATCGAAGATGTAACTCCTCATATGTTGATGGGCGTGACCAATGATCTTACGGATGAAGAGAAGTCGGCTGTACTTCGCGCAAATGCCGAGTCTTTGATCTCCGATCACAAATCACGCAATGATTATGAATACGAAATCAAAGAGATTTTCTACGGAAATCAATTCATCATTATCGCTTCTGTGCGCTACACCGATGTACGTTTGGTAGGAGCTCCTCCTAGCAGCATTGGTAAGTATGGTGCCGATACCGACAACTGGGTGTGGCCGCGTCATACTGGCGATTTTAGCATGTTTCGCATTTATGCTGATGTGAACAATAATCCAGCGGATTACAGCGAGAGCAATGTTCCTTTTAAGCCATTCCGCAGTCTTGCGGTTTCACTTGCCGGAACAAAACCTGGCGACTTTACCATGGTATATGGCTTTCCAGGTAGAACCGAGGAATACTTGCCTGCTATTGCCGTAGAGCAAATGGTGGATGTGTTGAATCCGAATAAGATTGCCATTCGTGATATCATCTTAGAGGAAACCGGAAAATACATGCGTGCTGATGAGGCCATTAAAATTCAATACGCTTCCAAGTATGCCGGAACGGCGAACGCTTGGAAAAAGTGGATTGGTCAGGTTGAAGGAATTCAGCGCACACATGGAACTGATTCCATTCGCATTGCTGAAATTATGATTCAATACCAGCTTTCTAAAGATGCGAATCACTGGAAACAGTATGGTCATGTTCTACCTCAACTTGAGAAACTCTACGTACAGGCTTTGGATGCCTTTATTCAACGAGATCAGTTCATTGAAATTGGATATAGAGGAATTGAAGCCTTTCGTCAACTTTGGAGCATGCACGCATGGGTAGATCTAGCCGAGGAGGGGGATACAGCAGGTATTGAGGAGAATGCCGCTAAGTTATTGGGATCTCTTTCTAGCTTCTATAAAGATTACAACGCTTCAGTGGACAGCTCTGTAGCGACTTCGCTCATCACCCATTGGTTGATGTCTTCAAATGCAGGTGCTCCATTAGAAGCAAAACTCGTTTCTGGAGAGAATGGAATGCGCGCTGATGTTTCAACATGGTATACCGCAGATATGGTATTGCGCCCATCTCAGAGTAAGAGGGTTTTGGATGCCTTGGAGAACGATCCAGTGAGTTTGGCATATGAGATTTACAACAGTGAGATCTATGGAGCCATGAAGAGTGCATTTGATCACTATATCACCCAAGTAGCTCCTATTGCCAATGCCTATCAAGCTCAAATTGATGAATTGCAAAAGGAATTCATGGCGGCCCAAATGCTTGTTGGAGATGCGGAGAATCTCTATCCAGATGCCAACAGTACCATGCGTATTACTTATGGTCAAGTTGAGGGTTATCGTCCAGCCGACGCAGTGAGCTACAAGACTCATACCTACTTAGACGGCGTAATCGCCAAGTACGTTCCTGGAGATTATGAATTCGATCTTCCAGAGAGAGTACTTGAGCTTTACAATGAAAACAATTACGGACAGTATGCCGCGGAAAACGGACAGCTTCCAGTTTGTTTCATTGCTTCCAATCACACTTCGGGGGGGAACTCAGGTTCGCCAGCACTCAATGGAAAAGGGGAGTTGATTGGGTTGAACTTCGACCGTGTTTGGGAAGGCACAATGAGCGATGTTTACTTCGATCCGAGCATTTGTAGAAACATCATGGTAGACATTCGTTATGTACTCTGGGTAGTAGATGTATATGCCGGAGCAGGGCATCTTGTAGAGGAGATGAATATTGTTCGATAA
- a CDS encoding TlpA disulfide reductase family protein, translating to MKKLIALPILAFAVACSTGPQKVENGLNVDLTFEGISDQTVKLVESTDTGIHVIDSSYIRMGAVSFYTAALESPRAVFVKFDSIRKPVYLFLDKGDITINVTGSADEYEYTVAGGSHSEAFSSYQAAKKEFSMEMNKLRSAYEEAQSIGDSITIIHLSEQADALYEKNKRNMADIAKGAGAFGAQIALNELYDADPMLLDSIYANIPAMYGKAQAVSELKNRIETLNRVAIGEPYVDFAQNDTTGKPMYLSENLGRYTLIDFWASWCGPCRAENPNVVAAYNKHKDNGFTVIGVSLDENKANWLKAIEDDELTWAHMSDLKGWGNEGAALYAVRAIPQNVMIDENGIIVAKNLREQELQDWLDSHL from the coding sequence ATGAAAAAATTAATAGCACTTCCGATTCTCGCTTTTGCTGTGGCTTGTTCAACTGGTCCGCAGAAAGTTGAGAATGGATTAAATGTAGATCTTACTTTCGAAGGCATTTCCGATCAAACGGTGAAGCTTGTAGAATCAACAGATACCGGTATTCACGTCATCGATTCATCGTACATCAGAATGGGTGCGGTCTCTTTTTACACCGCTGCACTTGAATCTCCGCGTGCTGTATTTGTGAAGTTTGATTCCATCCGAAAGCCGGTTTACCTCTTCCTCGATAAAGGCGATATCACCATAAACGTTACGGGATCTGCCGATGAGTATGAATACACGGTGGCAGGCGGAAGTCATTCTGAGGCTTTTTCATCCTATCAAGCGGCTAAGAAGGAGTTCAGCATGGAGATGAATAAGTTGCGCAGCGCTTATGAAGAAGCGCAATCGATTGGAGATTCTATAACCATCATTCATCTTTCTGAACAAGCTGATGCCCTCTATGAAAAGAACAAGCGAAATATGGCCGATATCGCAAAGGGAGCGGGTGCCTTCGGTGCTCAGATCGCTTTGAACGAGCTGTACGATGCAGATCCAATGTTGTTAGACAGTATCTATGCTAATATTCCTGCAATGTACGGTAAGGCACAAGCCGTAAGCGAGTTGAAGAACCGCATTGAAACGCTAAACCGCGTTGCCATTGGTGAGCCTTACGTAGACTTTGCTCAGAATGACACCACGGGTAAGCCGATGTACTTGAGCGAGAATTTGGGAAGATATACACTCATTGACTTCTGGGCATCTTGGTGTGGACCTTGTAGAGCTGAAAACCCAAATGTAGTAGCCGCTTACAACAAGCACAAGGATAATGGTTTCACAGTTATTGGTGTTTCTCTCGATGAGAATAAAGCAAACTGGCTAAAAGCCATTGAAGATGACGAACTCACTTGGGCGCATATGAGCGACCTGAAAGGTTGGGGCAATGAAGGCGCAGCTCTTTATGCCGTTCGAGCCATACCACAGAATGTAATGATTGACGAGAATGGAATCATTGTCGCCAAGAACCTGAGAGAACAAGAGCTTCAGGACTGGTTAGATTCACATCTATAA
- the fabG gene encoding 3-oxoacyl-[acyl-carrier-protein] reductase translates to MKILEGKTAIITGASKGIGRGIAEAFVQQGCNVAFTFLSSVEKGKAVEDELSGGDVKVKGYRSDASDMEQAEKLVADVMADFGQIDIVVNNAGITRDNLLMRMSEDDFNEVLRVNLNSVFNMTKAVQRTFLKQRSGSIINISSVVGVKGNAGQANYAASKAGAIGFTKSIALELGSRNIRCNAIAPGFIETEMTAVLDESTVQGWRDAIPLKRGGSPEDVANACVFLASDMSAYITGQVLNVDGGMLT, encoded by the coding sequence ATGAAAATCCTAGAAGGAAAAACAGCAATTATTACTGGCGCATCCAAAGGAATTGGTCGCGGTATCGCTGAAGCATTCGTTCAGCAAGGCTGTAACGTTGCATTTACCTTTCTATCTTCTGTAGAGAAGGGAAAGGCAGTTGAAGATGAACTCTCCGGAGGTGATGTAAAAGTGAAGGGGTATCGCAGTGATGCATCCGACATGGAACAAGCTGAAAAATTGGTTGCCGACGTGATGGCTGACTTTGGTCAGATTGATATCGTGGTAAACAATGCGGGTATCACTAGAGATAATCTACTCATGCGAATGAGTGAGGACGATTTCAACGAAGTTCTCCGCGTTAACTTGAACTCTGTTTTCAACATGACGAAAGCGGTTCAACGCACTTTCTTAAAGCAGAGAAGTGGCAGCATCATCAACATCAGCTCTGTAGTAGGTGTGAAAGGAAATGCGGGTCAGGCCAATTACGCTGCTTCAAAAGCAGGAGCAATCGGCTTCACGAAGTCTATTGCGTTGGAGCTTGGTTCACGTAACATCCGTTGCAATGCAATCGCACCGGGTTTTATCGAAACTGAAATGACAGCTGTTCTTGATGAAAGTACAGTTCAAGGCTGGAGAGATGCGATTCCTTTGAAGCGCGGTGGATCTCCTGAAGATGTAGCAAACGCTTGTGTTTTCTTGGCTTCAGACATGTCAGCTTACATTACTGGTCAGGTGTTGAACGTGGATGGAGGTATGCTTACCTGA
- a CDS encoding RNA recognition motif domain-containing protein, producing the protein MNIFIGNLSYHMKDEELADLFAQYGDVESARIIKDRETGRSKGFAFVVMPNDDDANSAIESLNGHDVNGRPIRVNQAIEKERSERRPRY; encoded by the coding sequence ATGAACATTTTTATTGGAAACCTCTCTTATCACATGAAAGACGAGGAATTGGCGGATCTCTTCGCCCAGTACGGAGACGTTGAGTCTGCTCGCATTATCAAAGACCGTGAAACCGGTCGTAGTAAAGGTTTTGCCTTCGTGGTTATGCCTAACGACGATGATGCTAACTCTGCTATTGAATCACTTAACGGACATGACGTTAACGGTCGCCCGATTCGAGTGAATCAGGCTATCGAGAAAGAACGTAGCGAACGCCGTCCGCGTTACTAA
- a CDS encoding VOC family protein: MAHLPAWIEIPVTDLDRAENFYSSIMGIEFRRINLGNGLILSLFPTKPNEVGGALACLPSHYHPGETGPLVYLNTESVEACINLVEDAGGVVIVPLTQISEERGYMAVFRDSEGNRVGIMGSM; the protein is encoded by the coding sequence ATGGCACATCTACCAGCATGGATTGAAATCCCTGTAACCGACCTTGATAGAGCAGAGAATTTCTACAGTTCTATAATGGGAATCGAGTTTCGCAGAATCAATCTAGGAAACGGTTTGATCCTTTCCCTATTCCCCACAAAACCCAACGAAGTGGGCGGAGCGCTTGCCTGTCTTCCCTCCCACTATCACCCTGGAGAAACAGGGCCTCTAGTCTATCTCAACACCGAAAGTGTGGAAGCTTGTATCAATTTGGTAGAAGATGCTGGAGGTGTAGTGATCGTTCCCCTCACGCAAATCAGTGAAGAAAGGGGATACATGGCCGTATTTAGAGACAGTGAAGGAAATCGCGTGGGGATTATGGGAAGCATGTAG
- a CDS encoding trimeric intracellular cation channel family protein: MSTQYILELIGTYFFAISGALAVSNVENDLFGASFTGFITAIGGGTLRDLILDSHPLVWIADSMVMYAIFAGILTAIIFYKYVIKLRKTLLLFDTMGIALFTVLGVEKALQFGVGHEVAVIMGIFSAVMGGVIRDTLSNITPVIFKKEIYASACMVGAIMYLLLNQFHVERQVNLLASASVIAAIRLLAIRFNLYLPSLGSWK; encoded by the coding sequence ATGTCAACCCAATACATCCTTGAACTTATAGGTACGTATTTCTTTGCCATCTCTGGAGCACTCGCGGTGAGCAATGTAGAAAATGACCTATTTGGCGCCAGCTTTACTGGATTTATCACTGCCATTGGTGGTGGTACACTTCGAGACCTTATTCTCGATTCGCATCCCCTCGTTTGGATTGCTGATTCCATGGTTATGTATGCCATCTTTGCAGGGATTCTAACGGCTATCATCTTTTACAAATACGTGATCAAACTGCGTAAAACACTCTTGCTGTTCGACACGATGGGGATTGCACTCTTCACCGTTTTGGGAGTTGAGAAAGCCTTGCAATTTGGTGTAGGTCATGAAGTTGCAGTGATAATGGGAATATTTTCCGCTGTGATGGGCGGTGTAATTCGCGATACACTGAGCAACATCACCCCAGTAATTTTTAAGAAGGAAATTTACGCCAGCGCCTGTATGGTGGGGGCAATTATGTATCTTCTCCTAAATCAGTTCCATGTTGAAAGACAAGTGAACCTTCTTGCCTCTGCTTCCGTTATTGCTGCTATTCGTCTTTTGGCCATCCGATTTAACCTTTACCTTCCTTCGTTGGGAAGTTGGAAATAA